The following proteins are encoded in a genomic region of Alistipes shahii WAL 8301:
- a CDS encoding sigma-70 family RNA polymerase sigma factor, producing MDPTDIRYILDDLACNASQEALQELYMLYYKRIARYIGLYVRYDGAVMELTSDVFFAVWENRLELPEIRNFNAYIYRIAKFKALNYLRKRNLPTVNLDEMPLDLFARTSTTPEDDCISAETVREINRAIESLPPKCKLAFKLVREDRMSHREAAETLYISVKTLEVHLGHAVQKIREALRKKNIC from the coding sequence ATGGACCCGACCGACATCCGTTACATCCTCGACGACCTGGCCTGCAATGCTTCCCAGGAGGCTTTGCAGGAACTTTATATGCTTTATTACAAGCGTATAGCCCGTTATATCGGATTGTATGTCCGCTATGACGGGGCTGTTATGGAACTGACTTCCGATGTGTTCTTCGCGGTCTGGGAGAACCGTCTTGAACTTCCCGAAATCCGGAATTTCAATGCTTATATCTACCGGATCGCCAAATTCAAGGCATTGAATTATCTCCGGAAACGCAACCTGCCCACCGTCAATCTGGACGAAATGCCGCTGGACCTTTTCGCCCGCACCAGCACGACTCCCGAGGACGACTGCATTTCCGCCGAGACCGTCCGCGAGATAAACCGTGCCATCGAGTCGCTGCCGCCCAAATGCAAGCTGGCCTTCAAACTGGTGCGCGAGGACCGGATGTCGCACCGCGAAGCGGCCGAGACGCTCTATATCTCCGTCAAAACCCTTGAAGTGCACCTGGGCCATGCCGTGCAGAAGATCCGCGAGGCTCTGCGCAAGAAAAATATTTGCTGA
- the ahcY gene encoding adenosylhomocysteinase, whose translation MYIDNTLPYKVADMSLAEWGRKEIEISEHEMPGLMAVRRKYGPEKPLKGVRVMGSLHMTIQTAVLIETLVELGADVRWCSCNIFSTQDHAAAAIAAAGVPVFAWKGETLPEYWWCTAMALSFPGGKGPQLIVDDGGDATLLIHKGYKAENDASTLDYEPSSYEEEVILGTLKSILAEDPEKWHRTVAEWKGVSEETTTGVHRLYQMQEAGELLVPAINVNDSCTKSKFDNLYGCRESLADGIKRATDVMIAGKVVVVCGYGDVGKGCARSMRSYGARVIVTEIDPICALQAAMEGFEVKTVESALAEGNIYVTCTGNCDIITLEHMERMRDQAIVCNIGHFDNEIQMARLETSGAVKLNIKPQVDKFTFPDGHSIFILAEGRLVNLGCATGHPSFVMSNSFTNQCLAQMELWQKEHAVGVYRLPKHLDEEVARLHLDNLGVELTRLTRRQADYIGVPEDGPYKAEHYRY comes from the coding sequence ATGTATATTGACAACACTCTTCCCTATAAGGTTGCCGACATGTCGCTGGCCGAATGGGGCCGCAAGGAGATCGAGATTTCCGAGCATGAAATGCCCGGCCTGATGGCCGTGCGCCGCAAATACGGACCCGAAAAACCGCTGAAAGGCGTACGCGTGATGGGTTCGCTGCACATGACCATCCAGACGGCCGTTCTGATCGAAACCCTCGTGGAGCTGGGCGCCGACGTGCGCTGGTGCTCGTGCAACATCTTCTCGACGCAGGACCATGCGGCCGCCGCGATTGCCGCCGCAGGCGTCCCGGTCTTCGCGTGGAAGGGCGAGACGCTGCCCGAATACTGGTGGTGCACCGCCATGGCCCTTTCGTTTCCCGGCGGCAAAGGCCCGCAGCTGATCGTCGACGACGGCGGTGACGCCACGCTGCTGATCCACAAGGGTTACAAGGCCGAGAACGACGCCTCGACGCTCGATTACGAACCTTCGTCCTACGAAGAGGAGGTGATCCTCGGCACGCTGAAAAGCATTTTGGCCGAGGACCCCGAAAAATGGCACCGCACGGTCGCCGAATGGAAGGGCGTGAGCGAGGAGACCACCACGGGCGTACACCGCCTCTACCAGATGCAGGAGGCCGGCGAACTCCTGGTTCCGGCCATCAACGTCAACGATTCGTGCACCAAGTCGAAGTTCGACAACCTCTACGGCTGCCGTGAGTCGCTGGCCGACGGCATCAAGCGCGCCACGGACGTGATGATCGCCGGCAAGGTGGTCGTCGTGTGCGGCTACGGCGACGTGGGCAAGGGCTGCGCCCGCTCGATGCGCTCCTACGGCGCCCGGGTGATCGTCACGGAAATCGACCCCATCTGCGCCTTGCAGGCCGCCATGGAGGGCTTCGAGGTGAAGACCGTCGAGAGTGCGCTCGCCGAGGGCAACATCTATGTCACCTGCACGGGCAACTGCGACATCATCACGCTGGAGCACATGGAGCGGATGCGCGACCAGGCCATCGTCTGCAACATCGGCCATTTCGACAACGAAATCCAGATGGCGCGCCTCGAAACGTCCGGGGCCGTGAAGTTGAACATCAAGCCGCAGGTCGACAAGTTCACTTTCCCCGACGGCCATTCGATCTTCATTCTGGCCGAAGGCCGTCTGGTGAACCTCGGCTGCGCCACGGGGCATCCTTCGTTCGTGATGTCGAACTCTTTCACCAATCAGTGCCTCGCGCAGATGGAGCTGTGGCAGAAGGAGCACGCGGTCGGCGTCTACCGCCTGCCGAAACACCTCGACGAGGAGGTGGCGCGCCTGCACCTGGACAACCTCGGCGTCGAACTGACCCGCCTGACCCGGCGTCAGGCCGACTACATCGGCGTTCCGGAGGACGGTCCCTACAAGGCCGAGCACTACCGTTATTGA
- a CDS encoding FecR family protein, producing MKSKTDIRTLSEKELNARLVRDLTEVCPAGEREALAAWRAADPAHEEEYARIRSYWNARVTTTRSIDPEREFRKLQRRIAAGSESRRSGMLRLLATRMGRYASMAAMLAVGLFCGWALSGPRAAERFAFITGSSISSFELPDGSRITLDKESRLEYDGDFGRDERNVRLVGKGFFEVEKMPDKRFVVEMGDVQVSVLGTTFDASNRTEEGIVSASLVEGSVAFRAGNQNLRLTPSRRAVYHVGSGEITVSEFDPEITTAWKDNLFRYKSLTLEELLEQLSARYDVRIITDAGDVGRTRFSGALETRLSVEQALDIVSRQTGMEWSKLDNVYFVTKR from the coding sequence ATGAAATCAAAAACAGACATACGCACCCTTTCGGAAAAGGAACTCAACGCCCGGCTTGTCCGTGATCTCACGGAGGTTTGCCCGGCCGGTGAACGCGAAGCCCTCGCCGCCTGGCGGGCCGCCGATCCCGCGCATGAAGAGGAATACGCTCGGATCAGGAGCTATTGGAACGCCCGCGTGACGACGACCCGCAGCATTGACCCGGAGCGGGAGTTCCGGAAATTGCAGCGGCGGATCGCTGCCGGCTCCGAATCGCGCAGGAGCGGCATGCTGCGCCTGCTCGCCACTCGTATGGGGCGTTATGCGTCGATGGCCGCCATGCTGGCCGTGGGACTGTTCTGCGGATGGGCGCTGTCCGGTCCCCGTGCTGCCGAAAGGTTCGCCTTCATCACGGGCAGCAGCATTTCGTCGTTCGAGCTGCCCGATGGCAGCCGCATTACCCTCGATAAGGAGAGCCGTTTGGAGTACGACGGTGATTTCGGCAGGGACGAGCGGAACGTGCGGCTTGTCGGCAAGGGCTTTTTCGAAGTCGAGAAGATGCCGGACAAACGATTCGTTGTCGAGATGGGCGATGTGCAGGTCTCCGTGCTGGGCACGACTTTCGATGCCAGCAACCGGACTGAAGAGGGCATTGTCAGCGCTTCGCTGGTCGAAGGGTCGGTCGCGTTCCGCGCCGGAAATCAGAATCTGCGGTTGACGCCTTCGCGCCGGGCCGTTTATCATGTCGGGAGCGGCGAAATCACCGTCAGCGAATTCGATCCCGAGATCACGACCGCCTGGAAGGACAATCTGTTCCGCTACAAATCGCTCACTCTGGAGGAGCTCCTCGAACAACTCTCCGCGCGTTACGACGTCCGCATCATCACCGATGCGGGAGACGTCGGCCGGACCCGCTTTTCAGGTGCGCTCGAAACACGGCTGTCCGTCGAGCAGGCGCTCGACATCGTGAGCCGCCAGACCGGCATGGAGTGGAGCAAACTCGACAATGTCTATTTCGTTACCAAACGCTGA
- a CDS encoding AI-2E family transporter: MKATPQTFLRFIAGAAVAAAVLFLVWYFSSIVVYILVSAVLAVMGNPLVKFLSGLHFKGWQVPRWLAALATLVVIWVVLATLCSLFVPLVFNKINQFAHVDFAAVVGSIGEPIARMQHDLQALFSLPESTFSLSDELTAALRQIIDINSLNTIFSSVINLVLSSVIAIFSVSFITFFFLKEEGLFYAMVTSVFPEHYHGNITRALDSVTVLLARYFTGILSESLLLTIAVTLVMMAFGMKAADAGFIGLIMGVMNVVPYAGPLIGGVVSVFVGIVSPIEGMSVGHTAFVIAGSLLILKGMDDFILQPTLYSERVKAHPLEIFLVILIAGSLAGILGMLLAIPSYTVLRVFAKEFFSQFRLVRKLTEKI, translated from the coding sequence ATGAAGGCGACGCCCCAGACCTTCCTGCGGTTCATCGCGGGCGCGGCGGTTGCCGCGGCCGTGCTCTTTCTGGTCTGGTATTTCTCCTCGATCGTCGTCTACATCCTCGTTTCGGCCGTGCTGGCCGTCATGGGCAATCCGCTCGTGAAGTTTCTTTCGGGGCTTCACTTCAAGGGCTGGCAGGTTCCCCGCTGGCTGGCCGCGCTGGCGACCCTCGTGGTGATCTGGGTCGTCCTGGCTACGCTGTGTTCGTTGTTCGTGCCGCTGGTCTTCAACAAGATAAACCAGTTCGCGCACGTCGACTTCGCGGCGGTCGTGGGGAGCATCGGCGAGCCGATCGCCCGGATGCAGCACGATTTGCAGGCGCTTTTCTCCCTGCCCGAGAGCACTTTCTCGCTCTCCGACGAACTGACGGCCGCCCTCCGGCAGATCATCGACATCAATTCGCTCAACACGATTTTCTCGTCGGTCATCAACCTCGTGCTTTCGTCGGTGATCGCCATTTTCTCCGTTTCGTTCATCACCTTCTTCTTCCTCAAGGAGGAGGGCCTGTTCTACGCGATGGTCACCTCCGTTTTCCCGGAACATTATCACGGCAACATCACCCGTGCGCTGGATTCGGTGACGGTCCTGCTGGCGCGCTACTTTACGGGTATCCTTTCGGAAAGCCTGCTGCTCACGATCGCCGTGACGCTGGTGATGATGGCCTTCGGGATGAAGGCCGCCGACGCGGGGTTCATCGGCCTTATCATGGGTGTGATGAACGTCGTGCCTTACGCCGGGCCGCTGATCGGCGGCGTGGTCTCGGTCTTCGTGGGCATCGTCTCGCCGATCGAGGGCATGAGCGTGGGGCATACGGCTTTCGTGATCGCCGGGTCGCTGCTGATCCTCAAGGGTATGGACGATTTCATCCTCCAGCCGACGCTCTATTCCGAACGAGTGAAGGCGCATCCGCTCGAAATCTTCCTGGTGATTCTCATTGCCGGGTCGCTGGCCGGAATCCTGGGCATGCTGCTGGCGATACCTTCCTATACGGTACTGCGTGTCTTTGCCAAGGAGTTCTTCTCGCAGTTCCGGCTGGTGCGTAAACTGACCGAAAAAATCTGA
- a CDS encoding SusD/RagB family nutrient-binding outer membrane lipoprotein — MKRFLSIFFVLPLVFVSCDLTMDEVSQDVNKPTQVHPKTILTQLCITTFGIEYYGVQPYRLAWQWDQRGGGGHFNFQRRNFISEYRRVTWCYDMVREAERLNDPRYIHLAAYFRASWIFDTTRLFGDVPYTEAAQGRFDDPNFSPKYDPQEEIVAGLLRELAAANEALGDYDNTKIDGDVIFGGDIRKWRQLINLYRLRILINCSMKQTIAGERVGELFAGIVGDPEGNPIMGALSDSAIRDEKGNMENYKYYNDNNFVSSYRISKFVVDWMRERGDMRLPKLAEMMIKLDGKNADPTDLANYKGVIPNPGATGDNNNTDMEDGSQSRLKSKWYLEPVGPSAMNIGYPEQEFILAEAALRGWTDDDPETHYLNGIRAAHEFLGVSSADTRAYLGHEKVQFKGSDTEKLGKIITEKYLNFFMQGGNEAYFELRRTGYPDFSAYLTHNTDQIYNDGYLPLRYRYPQSEIDNNNAQVSEAIKRLDKGDDRNSRMWLLQGSDPLFNPAPFPFRYKN; from the coding sequence ATGAAACGCTTTCTCTCGATATTTTTCGTCCTGCCGTTGGTGTTCGTTTCCTGCGACCTGACCATGGACGAGGTGAGCCAGGACGTGAACAAGCCGACGCAGGTGCATCCGAAAACCATCCTCACACAGCTCTGCATCACGACTTTCGGCATCGAATACTACGGTGTGCAGCCCTACCGGCTGGCCTGGCAGTGGGATCAGCGCGGTGGCGGCGGCCATTTCAACTTCCAGCGCCGCAATTTCATCAGCGAATACCGCCGTGTGACCTGGTGCTACGACATGGTCCGCGAAGCCGAACGCCTCAACGATCCCCGTTACATCCACCTTGCGGCATATTTCCGTGCCAGCTGGATTTTCGACACCACCCGACTGTTCGGCGACGTGCCTTACACCGAGGCTGCGCAGGGACGCTTCGACGATCCGAACTTTTCGCCCAAATACGATCCCCAGGAGGAGATCGTGGCCGGGTTGCTGCGGGAGCTTGCAGCGGCCAACGAGGCTCTGGGGGACTACGACAATACCAAAATCGACGGCGATGTGATCTTCGGCGGCGACATTCGCAAGTGGCGTCAGCTGATCAATCTTTACCGCCTGCGCATCCTGATCAACTGCTCGATGAAGCAGACCATCGCCGGGGAGCGTGTCGGCGAACTGTTCGCCGGCATCGTCGGCGATCCGGAGGGCAACCCGATCATGGGGGCGTTGTCCGACAGCGCCATCCGCGACGAAAAGGGCAATATGGAGAATTACAAGTATTACAACGACAACAATTTCGTTTCGTCGTACCGGATCTCCAAGTTCGTCGTCGACTGGATGCGGGAGCGCGGGGACATGCGCCTGCCGAAACTGGCCGAAATGATGATCAAGCTGGACGGCAAGAATGCCGATCCCACGGACCTTGCGAATTACAAGGGCGTCATTCCCAATCCCGGCGCTACGGGCGACAACAACAATACCGACATGGAAGACGGGTCGCAGTCGCGCCTGAAGTCGAAATGGTATCTGGAGCCGGTCGGTCCTTCGGCCATGAACATCGGCTATCCCGAGCAGGAATTCATCCTCGCCGAAGCCGCCCTGCGGGGCTGGACCGACGACGATCCGGAGACCCATTACCTGAACGGCATCCGCGCTGCGCATGAGTTCCTGGGGGTGAGTTCTGCCGACACCCGGGCCTACCTGGGGCACGAAAAGGTGCAGTTCAAGGGCAGCGACACCGAAAAACTGGGTAAGATCATCACGGAAAAATACCTCAATTTCTTCATGCAGGGCGGCAACGAGGCCTATTTCGAACTGCGCCGTACGGGCTATCCCGATTTCTCGGCCTACCTGACGCACAACACCGACCAGATTTACAACGACGGCTACCTGCCTCTGCGCTACCGCTATCCGCAGTCGGAGATCGACAACAACAATGCGCAGGTTTCCGAGGCGATCAAGCGTCTGGACAAGGGCGACGACCGCAATTCACGGATGTGGCTGTTGCAGGGTTCCGATCCGCTCTTCAACCCCGCTCCGTTCCCGTTCCGATATAAAAACTGA
- a CDS encoding SusC/RagA family TonB-linked outer membrane protein yields the protein MKPNFTNAFFQKTRCLRTVLRRAVVCMLLLGTTVVHAQERKITVDTRQEVTLVQLFRQVEASSDYLFNYKDQDVADIRVSVKVADASIQEVMDLALARTSLTYTVKGRHVIIGQSAARSAGTPGTDSRPVALTGRVTDEKGMPFVGVTVIQEGTTNGCVTDADGNYRISVPVGASVSFSYIGYKTQRTHVGVQTRVDIRLEPSDISLETVVVTALGIKKAEKSLGYSLQQVNSDAFDKVKTDNPINALNGKVAGLTVNTRAGILEDPPIKLRGETPIYVINGTPVTYYRGVSSDDIESITVLKGPQAAVLYGSRGANGAILITTKTGDDIGEKTEITLNSSTMFTAGYLTLPEQQSIYGTGDFGQYSYLDGKGGGVYDGLWTWGPKLDQKDPTTPSGYFETVQYNSPIDPKTGKRIPTPFVSHKDNFRNFLQQGLTTSNNVSISHKFKEGSFRISLNQLYRRGQTPNTDLKRFGVNMAANYNITRKLHINASMIYNYTYSKNRPWSGYGNSHPYYNILVYMGANNDIRDLRNYWEEGQEGYAQRNWNHVWFNNPWFVAEEYTRPYSEPELIASASLDYDITDDLNFMVKAATDSKHQNQEECKPYAWVGNDRGLYSVGSDRRVDVNLDAMLSYKKRFGEFDLDAMLGVSLFNYQRNYLFSTTEGGLQQPDLYNLSNSQNTPSTTSKIERRRMAGAYGSVTLGYRDAFYLSFTGRNDWSSTLNKNNRSFFYPSVAFSALITEAVKLPKAVSFWKVRASWAKVGFDQSTVYMLQDTYSFNTYWDGNAAFTPPTTIIDPNIKPYFTSSFEVGTDLRFFGSRLRFDFSYYRTYDEGQIQKVDINQSSGYEEMLTNGNDYRREGYELMVGATPIKTKDWKWDISFNWFQTRKYLDKIYNGAYNYNNLKVGDRADALYESVWQRDPQGNFIVFENNGRPIEDPFKRVIGYAGADWEFGISSTLRYRNWSLSFDIAGRVGGVIRSDLNARMIEAGTHKLTAAPERELDWTKTPSYIPSNAVVVVDGDIEYDDHGNVLYDTRGYAPSTTPVYFKSWIGYMGKLNGPYTMGYNLFKGDFIKLRTMSVGYDFSDLLSGSRIFKGLELSVIGTNLLIWKKLDNEDPDAAYKNFSYPTERMIGFNLTLKL from the coding sequence ATGAAACCAAACTTTACCAACGCATTTTTTCAGAAGACACGCTGCTTGCGCACCGTCCTGCGCCGTGCGGTCGTGTGCATGCTGTTGCTGGGCACGACGGTCGTTCACGCCCAGGAACGGAAAATCACCGTGGATACCCGACAGGAGGTGACGCTCGTGCAGCTTTTCCGTCAGGTAGAAGCCTCCAGCGACTATCTGTTCAATTACAAGGACCAGGATGTGGCGGACATCCGTGTTTCGGTGAAGGTCGCCGACGCCTCGATCCAGGAGGTGATGGATCTGGCATTGGCGCGCACTTCGCTGACCTATACCGTCAAGGGCCGCCATGTCATCATCGGACAGTCCGCAGCGCGGTCTGCCGGAACACCCGGAACCGATTCCCGGCCGGTGGCCCTGACGGGGCGTGTTACCGATGAAAAGGGCATGCCGTTCGTCGGCGTCACGGTCATCCAGGAGGGAACCACCAACGGATGCGTCACCGATGCCGACGGCAACTACCGCATCAGCGTCCCGGTCGGGGCGTCCGTTTCGTTCAGTTATATCGGCTACAAGACCCAGCGGACGCATGTCGGCGTGCAGACCCGTGTGGACATCCGTCTCGAACCGTCGGACATTTCGCTGGAAACGGTCGTGGTCACGGCCCTCGGCATCAAGAAAGCCGAGAAGAGCCTGGGATATTCGCTCCAGCAGGTCAACTCCGACGCTTTCGACAAGGTGAAGACCGATAATCCGATCAACGCCCTGAACGGCAAGGTTGCCGGACTTACGGTCAATACCCGCGCCGGCATTCTGGAAGATCCTCCGATCAAGCTGCGTGGCGAGACCCCGATCTACGTCATCAACGGAACGCCCGTGACCTATTACCGCGGCGTTTCGTCGGACGACATCGAATCGATCACGGTCCTGAAAGGTCCGCAGGCGGCCGTGCTTTACGGTTCGCGCGGCGCCAACGGTGCGATCCTGATTACTACCAAGACAGGCGACGACATCGGCGAGAAGACCGAGATCACGCTCAACTCCTCGACGATGTTCACCGCCGGGTACCTCACCCTGCCCGAGCAGCAGAGCATCTACGGTACGGGCGATTTCGGCCAGTATTCCTACCTCGACGGCAAGGGCGGCGGCGTATACGACGGTCTGTGGACCTGGGGCCCGAAACTCGACCAGAAGGACCCCACCACGCCGAGCGGTTATTTCGAGACCGTACAGTACAACAGCCCGATCGACCCCAAGACGGGGAAGCGGATTCCGACGCCTTTCGTCTCCCACAAGGACAATTTCCGCAATTTTCTGCAACAGGGCCTCACCACGAGCAACAACGTCAGCATCTCCCATAAATTCAAGGAGGGGTCGTTCCGCATCAGCCTCAACCAGCTCTACCGCCGGGGGCAGACTCCCAACACCGATCTCAAGCGCTTCGGCGTCAATATGGCGGCCAACTACAACATCACCAGGAAGCTGCATATCAATGCCAGCATGATCTACAACTATACCTATTCCAAAAACCGTCCCTGGTCCGGTTACGGCAATTCGCATCCGTATTACAACATTCTGGTGTATATGGGCGCCAACAACGACATCCGCGATCTGCGCAATTACTGGGAGGAGGGGCAGGAAGGCTACGCCCAGCGTAACTGGAACCACGTGTGGTTCAACAATCCCTGGTTTGTGGCCGAGGAGTACACGCGTCCTTACAGCGAACCCGAACTGATCGCTTCGGCGTCGCTGGACTACGACATCACCGACGACCTCAATTTCATGGTCAAGGCCGCCACCGACTCCAAACACCAGAACCAGGAGGAGTGCAAACCTTACGCCTGGGTGGGCAACGACCGCGGTCTCTATTCGGTCGGCAGCGACCGCCGCGTCGACGTCAACCTCGACGCCATGCTCTCGTACAAGAAACGGTTCGGGGAGTTCGACCTCGACGCCATGCTGGGTGTTTCGCTCTTCAACTACCAGCGCAATTACCTCTTTTCGACGACCGAGGGCGGACTCCAGCAGCCCGATCTCTACAACCTTTCCAACTCGCAGAACACCCCGTCGACCACTTCGAAGATCGAACGCCGCCGCATGGCCGGCGCTTACGGGTCCGTCACGCTGGGTTACCGCGATGCATTCTACCTTTCGTTCACCGGCCGCAACGACTGGTCGTCGACGCTCAACAAGAACAACCGCTCCTTTTTCTATCCGTCGGTGGCGTTCAGCGCACTGATCACCGAGGCGGTCAAGCTTCCGAAGGCTGTTTCCTTCTGGAAAGTCCGCGCCTCGTGGGCCAAGGTCGGGTTCGACCAGTCGACCGTCTACATGTTGCAGGACACCTATTCGTTCAATACCTACTGGGACGGCAATGCCGCGTTCACGCCTCCGACCACGATCATCGATCCCAATATCAAACCCTATTTCACGAGTTCGTTCGAGGTCGGCACGGACCTGCGCTTTTTCGGCAGCCGCCTGCGTTTCGACTTCAGCTATTACCGCACCTACGACGAGGGCCAGATCCAGAAGGTCGACATCAACCAGTCGAGCGGCTACGAGGAGATGCTCACCAACGGCAACGACTACCGCCGTGAAGGATACGAACTGATGGTCGGGGCCACGCCGATCAAAACCAAGGATTGGAAATGGGACATCAGCTTCAACTGGTTCCAGACCCGTAAGTACCTCGACAAGATTTACAACGGGGCCTATAACTACAACAACCTCAAGGTGGGCGACCGTGCCGATGCGCTCTACGAGAGTGTCTGGCAGCGTGATCCGCAGGGCAATTTCATCGTTTTCGAGAACAACGGGCGTCCCATCGAAGACCCCTTCAAGCGTGTGATCGGCTATGCCGGCGCCGATTGGGAGTTCGGCATCTCGTCGACGCTGCGTTACCGCAACTGGAGCCTGTCGTTCGACATCGCGGGCCGTGTCGGCGGTGTCATCCGTTCAGACCTCAACGCCCGTATGATCGAAGCCGGAACCCACAAGCTCACGGCCGCTCCCGAGCGGGAGCTGGACTGGACGAAAACTCCGTCGTACATCCCTTCGAACGCCGTGGTGGTGGTCGACGGCGACATCGAGTATGACGATCACGGCAACGTGCTCTACGATACGCGCGGCTACGCCCCTTCGACTACGCCCGTCTATTTCAAAAGCTGGATCGGCTACATGGGTAAGCTCAACGGTCCCTACACGATGGGTTACAACCTTTTCAAGGGCGATTTCATCAAACTCCGCACGATGTCCGTCGGCTACGATTTTTCGGATTTGCTCTCCGGCAGCCGGATTTTCAAGGGGCTCGAACTCTCCGTTATCGGCACCAACCTGCTCATCTGGAAGAAGCTCGACAACGAAGACCCCGATGCGGCTTACAAGAATTTCTCCTATCCGACCGAACGCATGATCGGCTTCAATCTTACCCTCAAACTCTAA
- a CDS encoding phosphatidylserine decarboxylase family protein, translating to MRINKEGYKIIGISGAVCLLLWWLFYHLLVHDANVSLLWFSTLVLLLFWFFIVAFFREPRRVRIHDTDLVFAPCDGRVVVTEVVSEDEYLKEEMLQISIFMSITNVHMNWVPVGGEVEYFKYHPGRFLVAWHPKSSTENERTTTVVRMPSGQKVLFRQIAGLIARRIISYMTVGHQVEQNSVCGFIKFGSRVDVLVPKDSELLVEIGDPTVGSQTPIARLRKNLENE from the coding sequence ATGAGAATCAATAAGGAAGGATACAAAATCATCGGCATCTCGGGCGCTGTCTGCCTGCTTCTGTGGTGGCTGTTTTACCATTTGCTGGTCCACGATGCGAACGTCTCGCTGCTGTGGTTCAGCACCCTCGTGCTGCTGCTGTTCTGGTTCTTCATCGTAGCCTTCTTCCGCGAACCCCGCCGGGTGCGCATCCACGATACCGATCTGGTCTTCGCTCCCTGCGACGGCCGCGTGGTCGTGACGGAGGTCGTCTCCGAGGACGAGTACCTCAAGGAGGAGATGTTGCAGATTTCGATCTTCATGTCCATTACGAACGTCCACATGAACTGGGTTCCCGTGGGCGGCGAGGTGGAGTATTTCAAATACCATCCGGGGCGTTTCCTGGTGGCCTGGCACCCCAAATCCTCGACCGAGAACGAACGCACGACGACCGTGGTGCGGATGCCCTCGGGCCAAAAGGTGCTCTTCCGCCAGATCGCGGGACTGATCGCCCGGCGCATCATCTCGTATATGACCGTCGGTCATCAGGTCGAGCAGAACAGCGTCTGCGGATTCATCAAGTTCGGCTCGCGCGTCGACGTGCTCGTCCCCAAGGACAGCGAACTGCTGGTGGAGATCGGCGATCCCACGGTGGGTTCGCAGACTCCGATCGCCCGGCTGCGCAAGAACCTCGAAAACGAATAA
- a CDS encoding riboflavin kinase, translating into MERILIEGVVEHGRRLGRELGFPTANLAVPEDVAAADGVYRSRAEVGGKVYDAMSNLGRNPSVGGVERRLETHIFDFRGELYGRRLRVELLEKIRDERRFASVEELRGQIARDKEYILGLK; encoded by the coding sequence ATGGAACGGATTCTGATCGAAGGCGTTGTGGAGCACGGACGCCGACTCGGACGTGAGTTGGGTTTTCCGACGGCCAATCTGGCCGTTCCGGAGGACGTCGCCGCTGCCGACGGGGTCTACCGTTCGCGTGCGGAGGTCGGCGGGAAAGTCTATGACGCCATGTCGAACCTGGGCCGCAACCCTTCGGTCGGGGGTGTCGAGCGGCGTTTGGAGACGCATATTTTCGACTTCCGCGGCGAACTTTACGGCCGTCGGCTGCGGGTCGAACTGCTCGAAAAGATCCGCGACGAACGCCGGTTCGCTTCGGTGGAGGAACTGCGCGGGCAGATTGCCAGGGACAAGGAATATATTTTAGGATTGAAATAA